In Cryptomeria japonica chromosome 10, Sugi_1.0, whole genome shotgun sequence, a genomic segment contains:
- the LOC131054425 gene encoding cold-responsive protein kinase 1 encodes MSMGETRVEKIVSFIILLCMLIAPMRADPEARLLAFSCSTAPINNVKLFAGNLKVAVAAVVENVVPYGFATSNVSVGADQVDSVYVLAQCRKDKSSADCATCIKVATKQIGVCPNNITGARAGYDGCFLRYENYNYYISSYTDEVNKQICGNANVTMSNSSSATAQSLISDLCTATPRINGYFAAQTRQGPSNKTIYGLASCIRSIERDSCEECLSTAKTNINKCFPRSQGRAIDAGCYLRYDSKPFFPSNATIDLEPFLHTGKKKVSSTVWVIIGVVGGVFILGLITCLLVFRKRITRTGQKQVDTEEEATELQGPGDFDFEILKKATNNFDQANKLGEGGFGEVFKGTLKNGKDVAVKKLILGQSARAVSEFESEVKLISNVHHKNLVRLLGCCRQGQERLLVYEYMPNSSLDRKLFGEQRNPLSWKERFKIILGTARGLAYLHEEFHVRIIHRDIKSSNILLDQNFEAKLADFGLARLLPNDKSHVSTKLAGTLGYTAPEYAGHGQLTEKADTYSFGVVVLEIVSGRKSIDLNQPPHMQYLLEWVWSLYEENKVLKMVESQERMEGYSDEEVVRVINLALLCIQGAASNRPSMSEVVTLLLSKAEIDFQKPLQPAFIDVAYKVRGESTTLTTSSSQSNAMVTESLDAR; translated from the exons ATGTCAATGGGAGAAACCAGAGTGGAAAAAATTgtaagttttattattttattatgtatgCTAATTGCCCCCATGAGAGCAGATCCTGAGGCCAGACTTTTAGCCTTTTCATGCAGCACCGCCCCCATCAACAACGTTAAACTCTTTGCGGGAAATTTAAAGGTGGCTGTGGCAGCCGTGGTGGAAAATGTTGTTCCATATGGGTTTGCTACAAGCAATGTGTCGGTAGGAGCAGATCAGGTAGATTCAGTATATGTACTGGCGCAGTGTAGAAAGGATAAGTCCTCTGCTGATTGCGCTACCTGCATCAAGGTAGCAACAAAACAAATTGGCGTCTGTCCCAATAATATTACCGGCGCCAGGGCAGGCTACGACGGATGCTTTCTGCGTTACGAGAACTATAACTATTACATTTCAAGCTACACCGATGAGGTAAATAAACAGATCTGCGGTAATGCCAACGTAACCATGTCCAATTCGTCTTCGGCAACTGCTCAAAGTTTGATAAGCGATCTCTGCACTGCAACTCCAAGAATAAATGGTTATTTTGCTGCACAGACTAGACAAGGGCCGTCTAACAAGACAATTTATGGACTTGCCTCGTGTATACGTTCCATTGAAAGGGATTCCTGCGAAGAATGCCTGAGTACTGCTAAGACCAACATAAATAAGTGTTTTCCTCGCTCCCAGGGGAGGGCTATAGACGCCGGCTGCTACTTGCGCTACGATTCCAAACCCTTTTTCCCAAGCAATGCGACTATCGATTTGGAACCTTTCTTACACACAG GGAAGAAGAAGGTGAGTTCTACAGTGTGGGTAATAATTGGTGTTGTGGGAGGGGTATTCATACTTGGCCTCATAACTTGTCTCCTTGTTTTCCGGAAGCGGATAACGAGGACAGGGCAGAAACAAG TGGATACTGAAGAAGAAGCAACAGAACTTCAAGGGCCAGGAGATTTTGATTTCGAGATACTGAAAAAGGCAACTAACAATTTTGATCAAGCAAATAAGCTTGGAGAAGGAGGGTTTGGTGAAGTATTCAAG GGTACGTTGAAAAATGGTAAAGATGTGGCAGTAAAGAAGCTGATATTAGGTCAATCTGCACGGGCAGTATCTGAATTCGAAAGCGAAGTGAAACTTATTtccaatgttcatcacaaaaatcTTGTGCGTTTACTTGGTTGTTGCAGACAAGGCCAAGAAAGACTCCTGGTTTATGAGTACATGCCCAACAGCAGCCTCGACAGAAAATTATTTG GAGAACAAAGAAATCCTTTGAGTTGGAAGGAAAGGTTCAAAATTATTCTGGGCACTGCTCGTGGTCTGGCCTATCTTCATGAGGAATTCCATGTCCGTATCATCCATCGTGATATTAAATCAAGCAATATATTACTCGACCAAAATTTTGAGGCAAAATTAGCAGATTTTGGGCTGGCAAGACTTCTCCCAAATGATAAAAGTCATGTTAGCACAAAATTAGCAGGAACCTT AGGATACACGGCTCCTGAATATGCTGGCCATGGGCAACTAACAGAGAAAGCTGACACCTATAGCTTTGGTGTGGTGGTTCTTGAAATTGTCAGTGGCAGAAAAAGCATTGACTTGAATCAACCACCTCATATGCAATATCTTCTTGAATGG GTCTGGAGCCTATATGaagaaaacaaggttttaaagatgGTGGAAAGTCAAGAAAGAATGGAAGGGTATAGCGATGAAGAGGTGGTGAGGGTGATAAACCTTGCACTTCTATGCATACAAGGTGCTGCCTCTAATAGACCATCCATGTCAGAGGTTGTGACATTACTGTTGAGTAAAGCTGAGATCGATTTTCAGAAACCTCTGCAGCCAGCATTCATAGATGTGGCGTACAAAGTACGTGGAGAAAGTACCactctaaccacatcttcatctcAATCAAATGCCATGGTTACAGAATCCCTCGATGCTCGTTAG
- the LOC131859513 gene encoding cysteine-rich receptor-like protein kinase 2, protein MGNCRVVDATAEPADKILRFIILLCIAMAPIRADPEATLLSYQCNYGPSGNATVFKQILNAALETVVEKVAPSGFATTDEETATDLADSVYVLAQCRKDKSPADCVDCIKVAEKQARNCPYMSCKAYYDGCYLRYENNNFYDKYTDATHKPVCGQVNAAASSSFSATGRSLISDLCSATPRINGYFAAQTRRGPSNTTIYGLAFCLRSIQRDSCESCLSTAQENINKCFPRSEGRAIDAGCYLRYDSKPFYPINATIDLALFLHSGKKKVSSAVWIIIGIVGGVFLLGLITCFLVFRKKIIRPSQKQVDTEGATELRGPGDFDFKVLKQATNDFDPANKLGEGGFGEVFKGTLKSGKAVAVKKLLIGRSARAISEFESEVKLISNVHHKNLVRLLGCCRQGQERFLVYEYMPNSSLDRILFGEHKKTLSWKERFNIILGTARGLAYLHEEFHVCIIHRDIKSSNILLDENFEPKIADFGLARLLPDDKSHLSSKFAGTLGYTAPEYASRGQLTEKADTYSFGLVVLEIVSGRKSIDLNQPPHMQYLLEWVWRLYEENNVLELVKTQEEMEGYSKEEVLRVINLALLCIQASASHRPSMSEVVTILLTKDGIDFEKPLQPAFLDVGYKAQQESSISGKSGSYALITESLNAR, encoded by the exons ATGGGGAATTGCAGAGTGGTCGATGCAACTGCCGAGCCTGCGGATAAAATTTTaaggtttattattttattatgcatAGCAATGGCTCCCATTAGAGCAGATCCTGAGGCCACGCTTTTATCCTACCAATGCAACTATGGCCCCAGCGGCAACGCCACCGTCTTTAAGCAAATTTTGAACGCCGCGCTGGAAACTGTGGTGGAAAAAGTTGCTCCATCTGGATTTGCTACAACAGACGAGGAGACAGCAACAGATCTGGCAGATTCAGTATACGTTCTGGCGCAGTGCAGAAAGGATAAATCCCCTGCCGATTGCGTCGACTGCATAAAGGTTGCAGAGAAGCAAGCACGCAACTGTCCCTATATGTCCTGCAAAGCATACTACGACGGCTGTTATCTGCGTTACGAGAATAACAATTTTTATGATAAATATACTGATGCCACACATAAACCGGTGTGCGGCCAAGTCAACGCCGCAGCTTCCAGTTCATTTTCGGCAACAGGTCGAAGTTTGATAAGTGATCTTTGCAGCGCGACTCCGCGAATAAATGGTTATTTTGCTGCGCAGACGAGACGAGGGCCGTCTAATACGACTATCTATGGACTTGCCTTCTGTCTGCGTTCCATTCAAAGGGATTCCTGCGAAAGTTGTCTGAGTACTGCTCAGGAAAACATAAATAAGTGTTTTCCTCGCTCCGAGGGACGGGCTATAGACGCCGGCTGCTACTTGCGATACGATTCCAAACCCTTTTATCCAATAAATGCAACTATCGACTTGGCGCTTTTCTTACACTCAG GGAAGAAGAAGGTGAGTTCTGCAGTGTGGATAATAATTGGTATTGTCGGAGGGGTATTCCTACTTGGCCTTATAACTTGTTTCCTTGTCTTCCGGAAGAAAATAATTCGGCCAAGCCAGAAACAAG TGGATACTGAAGGAGCAACAGAACTTCGTGGCCCGGGAGATTTTGACTTCAAGGTACTGAAACAGGCAACCAACGATTTTGATCCAGCGAATAAACTTGGAGAAGGAGGGTTTGGTGAAGTATTTAAG GGTACATTGAAAAGTGGTAAAGCTGTGGCAGTAAAGAAGCTGTTAATAGGTCGCTCTGCCCGTGCAATTTCTGAATTTGAAAGCGAAGTGAAACTCATTTCTAATGTTCATCACAAAAATCTTGTGCGTTTACTTGGATGTTGCAGACAAGGCCAAGAAAGATTCCTGGTTTATGAGTACATGCCCAACAGCAGCCTCGACAGAATATTATTTG GAGAACATAAAAAAACTTTGAGTTGGAAGGAAAGGTTCAACATTATCTTGGGCACTGCTCGTGGTCTTGCCTATCTCCATGAGGAATTCCATGTCTGTATCATCCATCGTGATATTAAATCAAGCAATATATTACTTGACGAGAACTTTGAGCCAAAAATAGCAGATTTTGGGCTGGCAAGACTTCTTCCAGATGATAAAAGTCATCTTAGCTCAAAATTTGCAGGAACGCT AGGATACACGGCTCCTGAATACGCTAGCCGTGGGCAATTAACAGAGAAAGCTGACACCTACAGCTTTGGTTTAGTGGTTCTTGAAATTGTCAGTGGCAGAAAAAGCATTGACTTGAATCAACCACCTCATATGCAATATCTGCTTGAATGG GTTTGGAGGCTATACGAAGAAAACAATGTTTTAGAGCTGGTGAAAACTCAAGAGGAGATGGAAGGGTATAGCAAAGAAGAGGTGTTGAGGGTGATAAACCTTGCACTTCTATGCATACAAGCTTCTGCTAGTCATAGGCCATCAATGTCTGAGGTCGTGACAATACTATTAACAAAAGATGGGATTGATTTTGAGAAACCTTTGCAACCAGCATTCCTAGACGTGGGTTACAAAGCACAACAAGAAAGTTCCATTTCTGGTAAATCTGGATCATATGCATTGATTACAGAATCCCTTAATGCTCGTTAA